The following are encoded together in the Brassica napus cultivar Da-Ae chromosome A9, Da-Ae, whole genome shotgun sequence genome:
- the LOC106367047 gene encoding probable arabinosyltransferase ARAD1, with translation MVPKMTSMAVARPLCSHSCLFLAFSLVSIVSLLFFSNSLLSDPNLRISRGTVETGINVFVAELPRSLNYGLLDKYWSSPPDSRIPSDPDHPTRKPNPPKPGKYPENPLIKQYSAEYWIMGDLETPPEKRIGSFAKRVFRESEADVVFVPFFATLSAEMELGNGKGSFRKRSGNEDYQRQRQVLDFLNKTQAWKRSGGRDHVFVLTDPVAMWHVRDEIALSILLVVDFGGWFRLDSKSSSFPERIEHTQVSVIKDVIVPYTHLLPRLDLSRNQRRHSLLYFKGAKHRHRGGLIRKKLWDLLVDEHDIVMEEGFPNATGREQSIRGMRNSEFCLHPAGDTPTSCRLFDAIQSLCIPVIVSDNIELPFEGILDYSEFSVFVSVSDALTPKWLANHLRSFSDRDKESFRSRMAKVQSVFVYDNGRADGIGPIQPDGAVNHIWKKVQQKVPMVKEAVIRERRKPVGTSVPLRCQCI, from the exons ATGGTTCCTAAGATGACATCAATGGCGGTCGCTAGACCTCTCTGCTCACACTCTTGCTTGTTCCTCGCCTTTTCACTCGTCTCCATCGTCTcgcttctcttcttctcaaacTCCTTACTATCCGACCCAAATCTAAGGATCTCGCGCGGTACCGTCGAAACGGGCATCAATGTCTTCGTAGCTGAGCTTCCGAGATCCCTAAACTACGGTCTCCTCGACAAGTACTGGTCCTCTCCTCCAGATTCACGCATACCCAGCGACCCTGACCACCCGACCCGGAAACCCAATCCACCCAAACCCGGTAAATACCCGGAGAACCCTCTGATCAAGCAGTACAGTGCAGAGTACTGGATCATGGGAGACCTCGAGACTCCACCCGAGAAACGAATCGGATCTTTCGCCAAAAGGGTTTTCAGAGAATCCGAAGCTGATGTAGTGTTCGTGCCCTTCTTCGCCACGCTAAGCGCGGAGATGGAGCTTGGGAATGGCAAAGGCTCCTTCAGGAAGAGATCTGGAAACGAAGATTATCAGAGGCAGAGGCAAGTTCTTGACTTTTTGAACAAGACTCAAGCTTGGAAGCGATCCGGTGGACGTGATCACGTTTTCGTCCTAACCG ACCCTGTTGCAATGTGGCATGTCCGCGATGAGATTGCTCTCTCTATTCTTCTTGTCGTGGATTTTGGAGGATGGTTCAGGCTAGATTCTAAGTCTAGTAGCTTCCCTGAGAGGATTGAGCATACCCAAGTCTCTGTCATTAAGGATGTGATTGTTCCATACACGCATCTTCTTCCTAGGCTTGATTTGTCTCGCAACCAGAGACGGCACAGTCTTCTTTATTTCAAAGGTGCTAAGCACAGACATCGG GGTGGGTTGATTAGAAAAAAGCTATGGGACTTGCTGGTGGATGAACACGACATCGTCATGGAAGAAGGTTTCCCCAATGCAACTGGAAGAGAACAGTCGATAAGAGGGATGAGAAACTCAGAGTTCTGCTTGCATCCAGCAGGTGACACTCCCACTTCATGCCGTCTCTTTGACGCCATTCAAAGCCTATGCATCCCTGTGATTGTCAGCGACAACATAGAGCTCCCCTTTGAAGGAATTCTAGATTACTCAGAATTCTCGGTCTTTGTCTCTGTAAGTGATGCGTTAACACCTAAATGGTTGGCTAATCATCTCAGAAGCTTCTCCGACAGAGACAAGGAATCATTTCGAAGTAGAATGGCAAAGGTGCAGTCAGTTTTTGTGTATGATAATGGTCGAGCAGATGGGATTGGACCGATCCAACCTGATGGTGCGGTCAATCACATATGGAAGAAGGTACAGCAGAAGGTGCCAATGGTGAAGGAAGCTGTCATTAGGGAGAGGAGAAAACCAGTTGGTACTTCTGTTCCTCTTCGCTGCCAATGTATCTGA
- the LOC106367046 gene encoding uncharacterized protein LOC106367046 has translation MAIRQREMKAPADWWSTYGSSAPNLRDFAVKVLSLTCSASGCERNWGVFELLHTKRRNRLAQHRLNDMVFVKYNRALQRRMKRSDSTDPILLEEIDESNEWLMGRMEGNSDSDDLDDNVFEDEDLTWSAVSEATRAEEPNYTTRGSKSSAAADKGKGVASSSTQPRQERYGPGPSNLSLVDVDDDELEHDLEANGFGQGEELEFQDDSETEF, from the exons ATGGCAATAAGGCAAAGGGAGATGAAAGCACCAG CTGATTGGTGGTCTACTTATGGATCATCAGCTCCTAATCTAAGAGACTTTGCTGTGAAAGTACTAAGCCTAACTTGCAGTGCCTCTGGATGTGAAAGGAATTGGGGTGTTtttgaactt CTTCACACAAAGAGAAGGAACCGTTTAGCTCAACATCGGTTGAATGACATGGTGTTTGTCAAGTACAACCGAGCCTTGCAACGTCGCATGAAGAGAAGTGATAGCACTGATCCTATTCTCTTAGAAGAGATTGATGAAAGCAATGAATGGCTGATGGGAAGAATGGAAGGAAACTCTGATAGTGATGATCTAGATGATAATGTCTTTGAGGATGAAGATCTGACATGGAGTGCAGTGAGTGAAGCAACAAGAGCTGAGGAACCTAACTACACTACTAGAGGATCAAAAAGCTCAGCAGCAGCAGACAAGGGGAAAGGAGTTGCCTCTTCTTCAACTCAGCCAAGACAGGAACGATATGGTCCAGGTCCTTCTAATCTGTCTCTTGTTGATGTCGATGATGATGAACTGGAACATGATTTGGAAGCAAATGGCTTCGGTCAAGGGGAGGAATTGGAGTTCCAAGATGACTCTGAAACAGAGTTTTAG
- the LOC106363100 gene encoding uncharacterized protein LOC106363100 isoform X1, producing the protein MSEIGRSPQRGATQGGSSQQGASQMDPGRKYGTCVSNNTNKWKCIFCMKVTNGGISRLKHHLVGGNTSVTVCPNCPEHVRAELQNDAIKKAEERAAQSLRYEPVLNDGEADVEVEPKQKANPNKRKKRGLLDRFVIYILVLLDYWNKSLTTCSLFLDRFVTSTPPDILKGRNEMKRVLGACDKDLRDKTCAGIARWFYDACIAFNVVTYDSFKEMTHLIAQYGMGLKPPSMHELRVPLLQREVAETHTMLLQHKNEWASKGCSLMSDGWRDSVVQKDIVNFLVNSPKGSVFMKSKEVSEVVKDATLLFKLLDEMVEEVGEKNVVQMITDNASNYVKAGKLLEAKRPNLYWTPCAAHCLDLMLEDIGKLEPVKNALQKCIFMSGYIYCRVPLVNMMRRFTNQHNLHRPAVTRFATSFITMSQFHIQQANLKKMVTSDDWNKSKWPKEAEAKKMKQYILQESFWRNVAYALKLNGPLVK; encoded by the exons ATGTCTGAGATTGGAAGATCACCCCAAAGAGGTGCTACACAAGGTGGATCATCTCAGCAAGGAGCATCTCAGATGGATCCAGGAAGGAAGTATGGAACGTGTGTCTCAAATAACACCAACAAATGGAAGTGTATCTTCTGCATGAAGGTAACTAATGGAGGCATCTCACGTCTGAAACACCACTTGGTTGGAGGTAACACAAGTGTCACGGTGTGTCCTAATTGTCCAGAGCATGTGAGAGCTGAGTTGCAAAACGATGCAATCAAAAAAGCTGAGGAAAGAGCTGCTCAGAGCTTGCGCTATGAACCTGTCCTCAATGATGGTGAGGCCGATGTGGAAGTTGAGCCTAAACAGAAAGCTAACCCtaacaagaggaagaagagaggtcTATTGGACAGGTTTGTAATTTATATTCTCGTTTTGCTAGACTATTGGAACAAGAGTTTAACTACATGTTCTCTCTTCTTGGACAGGTTTGTCACGTCAACTCCTCCTGATATTTTGAAAGGAAGGAATGAAATGAAGCGTGTATTGGGAGCTTGTGACAAAGATCTGAGGGACAAGACTTGTGCTGGAATCGCGAGATGGTTTTATGATGCATGCATTGCATTTAACGTTGTCACCTATGACTCTTTCAAAGAGATGACACATTTGATTGCGCAGTATGGAATGGGCTTAAAACCACCTAGTATGCATGAGCTAAGAGTTCCTCTTCTTCAGAGGGAAGTTGCCGAGACTCACACTATGCTTCTTCAACACAAGAATGAGTGGGCTTCTAAGGGATGTTCTCTAATGTCAGATGGATGGCGTGACTCAGTGGTCCAAAAGGACATAGTTAACTTTTTAGTTAACTCTCCTAAGGGCTCTGTTTTCATGAAGTCTAAAGAAGTCTCTGAAGTTGTGAAGGATGCAACACTGCTGTTCAAACTGCTTGATGAGATGGTTGAAGAGGTTGGTGAGAAGAATGTTGTTCAAATGATCACAGACAATGCTTCTAACTACGTAAAAGCTG GGAAATTGCTTGAGGCTAAAAGGCCAAACCTCTACTGGACTCCTTGTGCAGCACACTGTCTTGATCTTATGCTAGAAGACATTGGGAAGCTGGAACctgtgaagaatgctttgcaGAAGTGTATCTTCATGAGTGGTTACATTTACTGTCGTGTGCCTCTTGTCAACATGATGAGAAGATTCACCAATCAACACAATCTCCATCGACCAGCTGTAACACGGTTTGCTACTTCATTCATTACCATGTCTCAGTTTCACATTCAACAGGCCaacttgaagaagatggtcacgTCTGATGATTGGAACAAGAGCAAATGGCCAAAGGAAGCAGAGGCGAAGAAGATGAAGCAGTACATTCTACAAGAAAGCTTCTGGAGGAATGTTGCTTATGCTCTCAAGCTGAATGGTCCACTAGTTaagtga
- the LOC106363100 gene encoding uncharacterized protein LOC106363100 isoform X2, whose amino-acid sequence MSEIGRSPQRGATQGGSSQQGASQMDPGRKYGTCVSNNTNKWKCIFCMKVTNGGISRLKHHLVGGNTSVTVCPNCPEHVRAELQNDAIKKAEERAAQSLRYEPVLNDGEADVEVEPKQKANPNKRKKRGLLDRFVTSTPPDILKGRNEMKRVLGACDKDLRDKTCAGIARWFYDACIAFNVVTYDSFKEMTHLIAQYGMGLKPPSMHELRVPLLQREVAETHTMLLQHKNEWASKGCSLMSDGWRDSVVQKDIVNFLVNSPKGSVFMKSKEVSEVVKDATLLFKLLDEMVEEVGEKNVVQMITDNASNYVKAGKLLEAKRPNLYWTPCAAHCLDLMLEDIGKLEPVKNALQKCIFMSGYIYCRVPLVNMMRRFTNQHNLHRPAVTRFATSFITMSQFHIQQANLKKMVTSDDWNKSKWPKEAEAKKMKQYILQESFWRNVAYALKLNGPLVK is encoded by the exons ATGTCTGAGATTGGAAGATCACCCCAAAGAGGTGCTACACAAGGTGGATCATCTCAGCAAGGAGCATCTCAGATGGATCCAGGAAGGAAGTATGGAACGTGTGTCTCAAATAACACCAACAAATGGAAGTGTATCTTCTGCATGAAGGTAACTAATGGAGGCATCTCACGTCTGAAACACCACTTGGTTGGAGGTAACACAAGTGTCACGGTGTGTCCTAATTGTCCAGAGCATGTGAGAGCTGAGTTGCAAAACGATGCAATCAAAAAAGCTGAGGAAAGAGCTGCTCAGAGCTTGCGCTATGAACCTGTCCTCAATGATGGTGAGGCCGATGTGGAAGTTGAGCCTAAACAGAAAGCTAACCCtaacaagaggaagaagagaggtcTATTGGACAG GTTTGTCACGTCAACTCCTCCTGATATTTTGAAAGGAAGGAATGAAATGAAGCGTGTATTGGGAGCTTGTGACAAAGATCTGAGGGACAAGACTTGTGCTGGAATCGCGAGATGGTTTTATGATGCATGCATTGCATTTAACGTTGTCACCTATGACTCTTTCAAAGAGATGACACATTTGATTGCGCAGTATGGAATGGGCTTAAAACCACCTAGTATGCATGAGCTAAGAGTTCCTCTTCTTCAGAGGGAAGTTGCCGAGACTCACACTATGCTTCTTCAACACAAGAATGAGTGGGCTTCTAAGGGATGTTCTCTAATGTCAGATGGATGGCGTGACTCAGTGGTCCAAAAGGACATAGTTAACTTTTTAGTTAACTCTCCTAAGGGCTCTGTTTTCATGAAGTCTAAAGAAGTCTCTGAAGTTGTGAAGGATGCAACACTGCTGTTCAAACTGCTTGATGAGATGGTTGAAGAGGTTGGTGAGAAGAATGTTGTTCAAATGATCACAGACAATGCTTCTAACTACGTAAAAGCTG GGAAATTGCTTGAGGCTAAAAGGCCAAACCTCTACTGGACTCCTTGTGCAGCACACTGTCTTGATCTTATGCTAGAAGACATTGGGAAGCTGGAACctgtgaagaatgctttgcaGAAGTGTATCTTCATGAGTGGTTACATTTACTGTCGTGTGCCTCTTGTCAACATGATGAGAAGATTCACCAATCAACACAATCTCCATCGACCAGCTGTAACACGGTTTGCTACTTCATTCATTACCATGTCTCAGTTTCACATTCAACAGGCCaacttgaagaagatggtcacgTCTGATGATTGGAACAAGAGCAAATGGCCAAAGGAAGCAGAGGCGAAGAAGATGAAGCAGTACATTCTACAAGAAAGCTTCTGGAGGAATGTTGCTTATGCTCTCAAGCTGAATGGTCCACTAGTTaagtga
- the LOC106367045 gene encoding G-type lectin S-receptor-like serine/threonine-protein kinase At1g34300 codes for MSCREPRSFTTKTMAERPYTMLLPLLLLLLHFPFLTSAIPLGSVLYASGSNQSWSSPNSTFAVSFLPSSSPNTFLAAVSFAGTVPIWSAGSVDSQGSLRLSSSGSLQLINGSNTTVWDSATDALGVASAAIEDSGSLVLLNNRNKTVWSSFDHPTDTIVQSQNFAAGKILRSGSYSFQLERRGNLTLTWNNTTVYWSQGLNSSFSSNLSSPSLALQTNGVVLMFDSTLTGGAETIYSDDYGEGSNTFRFLKLDDDGNLRIYSSVSRNSGPVSPHWSAVADQCLVYGYCGNFGICSYNDTKPICLCPSRNFDPVDVNDRRKGCKRKVELSNCSSNAAMLDLDHTRLITDPNDPNSQSFFAGSSPCRANCLVSGVCLASVSMSDGSGNCWQKQPGSFITGYQSSSVPSTSYVKVCGPVLLNEPLVGSNGDGNNSKVHLWIVAVAVLAGLLGLAAVEVGLWWCCCRNNPRFGTLSSHYTLLEYASGAPVQFTYRELQRCTKGFKEKLGAGGFGTVYRGVLSNKTVVAVKQLEGIEQGEKQFRMEVATISSTHHLNLVRLIGFCSEGRHRLLVYEFMRNGSLDSFLFSTASGKLLTWEYRFNIALGTAKGITYLHEECRDCIVHCDIKPENILVDDNYTAKVSDFGLAKLLNPKDNRHKNLSSVRGTRGYLAPEWLANLPITSKSDVYSYGMVLLEIVSGQRNFDVSERTNHKKFSIWAYEEFDKGNTEAILDMRLSEDQTVDMEQVRRMVQTSFWCIQEQPLQRPTMGKVVQMLEGITAINKPPRPKTLSEVSISGNSGSTSHASILVASGPTRSSSSSAATRSFQTMGITSSGPASTIISEGSLL; via the coding sequence ATGAGTTGCAGAGAACCTCGAAGCTTCACGACCAAAACAATGGCGGAGCGGCCATACACCatgcttcttcctcttcttctccttctcctccatTTCCCATTTTTAACTTCGGCCATACCTCTCGGCTCTGTTCTCTACGCCTCCGGTTCAAACCAGTCCTGGTCGTCTCCCAATTCCACTTTCGCCGTCTCCTTTCTTCCATCGTCTTCTCCAAACACCTTCCTCGCCGCCGTTTCCTTCGCCGGAACCGTTCCCATTTGGTCCGCAGGAAGCGTTGACTCTCAAGGATCCCTTCGCCTCTCCTCCTCCGGCTCTCTCCAACTCATCAACGGCTCCAACACCACCGTCTGGGACTCCGCTACCGACGCTCTCGGCGTCGCTTCGGCTGCGATTGAAGATTCCGGTAGCCTTGTCCTCCTCAACAACCGAAACAAAACAGTCTGGTCTTCCTTCGATCACCCGACGGACACGATCGTGCAATCTCAGAACTTCGCCGCCGGTAAGATTCTCCGATCTGGCAGCTACTCGTTTCAGCTAGAGAGAAGAGGGAACCTCACGCTTACGTGGAACAACACCACGGTTTACTGGAGCCAAGGGCTTAATTCGTCATTTAGCTCCAACTTGTCTTCCCCTAGCTTAGCTTTACAGACCAACGGTGTTGTGTTGATGTTCGATTCGACTCTCACTGGTGGAGCTGAAACCATTTACAGTGACGATTACGGCGAAGGTAGCAACACGTTTCGGTTCTTGAAGCTAGATGATGATGGGAACCTCAGAATCTACAGCTCCGTGTCTAGAAACAGCGGTCCTGTCTCGCCTCATTGGTCTGCTGTAGCTGATCAGTGTCTTGTTTATGGGTATTGTGGTAACTTCGGGATTTGTAGTTACAATGATACTAAACCCATTTGCTTGTGTCCTTCTCGTAACTTCGATCCTGTTGATGTGAATGACAGAAGAAAAGGTTGTAAGAGAAAAGTAGAGCTAAGTAATTGCTCTAGCAATGCAGCCATGCTTGATCTGGATCACACTAGGTTGATTACAGACCCTAATGACCCAAACTCTCAGAGTTTCTTTGCTGGAAGTTCGCCTTGTAGAGCGAATTGTCTTGTTAGTGGTGTTTGTCTTGCTTCTGTCTCCATGTCTGATGGGTCTGGAAACTGTTGGCAGAAGCAACCCGGTTCCTTCATTACCGGGTACCAGAGCTCATCGGTTCCGAGTACTTCTTATGTTAAAGTCTGTGGTCCGGTGTTGCTTAACGAACCTTTGGTTGGATCAAATGGTGATGGTAATAACTCGAAAGTGCACTTGTGGATTGTTGCAGTTGCTGTACTAGCTGGGCTTCTTGGCTTAGCTGCGGTAGAGGTAGGTCTATGGTGGTGCTGCTGCAGAAACAATCCTCGGTTTGGTACTTTGTCGTCTCACTACACGTTGCTTGAGTACGCTTCTGGTGCACCCGTGCAGTTTACATACAGGGAGCTTCAGCGTTGCACCAAAGGTTTCAAAGAGAAGCTTGGAGCTGGAGGGTTTGGTACCGTGTATAGAGGCGTGCTCTCGAATAAAACCGTGGTTGCAGTGAAGCAGCTAGAAGGTATAGAGCAAGGGGAGAAGCAGTTTAGGATGGAGGTTGCAACCATTAGCAGCACACACCATCTGAATCTAGTCAGACTGATCGGGTTCTGCTCTGAGGGACGACACAGGCTTCTCGTCTATGAGTTCATGAGAAACGGATCTCTGGATAGCTTCTTGTTTAGTACTGCTTCAGGGAAGTTGTTGACTTGGGAGTATCGGTTCAACATTGCGCTTGGGACGGCCAAGGGAATAACTTACCTCCACGAAGAGTGCCGCGACTGCATTGTTCACTGCGACATTAAGCCAGAGAACATTCTCGTGGATGACAATTACACTGCCAAAGTCTCTGACTTCGGACTAGCCAAACTCTTGAACCCAAAAGACAACAGGCACAAGAACCTGAGTAGCGTTAGAGGAACTAGAGGCTATCTAGCACCTGAATGGCTCGCAAATCTTCCTATAACCTCGAAATCGGATGTCTATAGCTACGGTATGGTCCTGCTAGAAATAGTCAGCGGACAAAGGAACTTTGATGTCTCAGAGAGAACAAACCACAAGAAATTCTCGATTTGGGCTTACGAGGAGTTTGATAAGGGTAACACCGAGGCCATCCTAGACATGCGTTTAAGCGAAGATCAGACGGTTGATATGGAACAAGTGAGGAGAATGGTTCAGACAAGCTTCTGGTGCATACAAGAGCAGCCACTGCAGAGGCCGACAATGGGGAAAGTGGTTCAGATGCTAGAAGGAATCACGGCCATAAACAAGCCGCCACGTCCAAAGACCTTAAGCGAAGTGTCGATTTCAGGGAATAGTGGGAGCACAAGCCACGCATCTATCTTGGTTGCTTCGGGTCCGACGCGATCATCTTCTTCGTCCGCTGCTACACGGTCGTTTCAGACAATGGGGATCACATCGTCTGGACCGGCTTCCACAATAATCAGTGAAGGTTCGTTGCTTTGA